The sequence NNNNNNNNNNNNNNNNNNNNNNNNNNNNNNNNNNNNNAAATCCATCTCCGCTCTAAGGGGAAGGAGAGTAAACACAACTGTGAGCTTCTAAAGCGTCCGTGTGGGCAGTGGGGTCGGGGCCACCTGGAGGTGGGGTTGGGGCTCAGCCGTGGGTTGCCTTTGCCccccctgccctgccccagACGTGTCCAAGGGGGATCAGGGCACAGAGAGGGTGaccccatcccagcagctctgtaAGGGAACGGGGAGCATGGAGGTGAAGGAAACATCTCTGTTTGTGGGGAggtggggacatggggaggaggagaggtggGGAGATGGGGTTGGGGGGTGGGGAGATGGGAAGCTTGAGCAGCTTAGAGCTCTGTGAAGCTGTGGGGGTGTGCAggggcagggcagcagcagaaacCAAGTGTGGGGATGGGTAGAGACGTGCGCCCAAGGGCCGGCGGCGTGCAGAACTGTGCTGCTCAGCGCGTGTGTCTGAGCCAGGCTGTGCCTCATGGCCGCAGCTTGTgtcctcctcttctttctctcattaaACCTCGAGCGTCAGCACGTCGGTGCCGTGTGTGTTGCAGTGCTGCGTTCCGGTCCTGGTGGGACCTGGGAGCGTGTGGGGACCAGATCTGCTGCGagtttacagaatcacagaatcagcaaggttggaaaagtccttcaagatcacccagtccaaccatccacccatcaccaatagtactcactaaaccatgtcccttaactcaaaatccaaacgtttcttgaacacctccaggctcggtgactccaccacctccctgtgcagcccattgcagtgcctgaccattctttcagaaaagtaggatttcctgacatccagcctaaatcttccctggcgcagcttgaagccattccctttgttctatcactgcTACACAAGAGAtgaggccgacccccagctcgCTACGacttcccttcaggtagttatgGAGATCATAAGGTCTCCCCCGAGCTCCTCTTCTgcacactgaacaatcccagctccctcagccgctccctATAAGGCCTGTGCtgcagacccctcaccagcttcgtccttctttgaacccgctccagggcctcaacgtctttcttgcagtgaggggcccaaaactgaacacagcactcgaggcgcggcctcaccagagctgagtacaggggatgatcacctccctgctctgctggccgcaccatttctgatgcaggcctggatgccgttggccctcttggccacccgggcacactgctggctcgtcttcagccgagcatcaaccagcaccccaGGTCCCTTCCTCTTCACactcatccagccactcagccccaagcctgtaacgccgcttggggttgttgtggccaaagtgcaggacccggcacttggccttgttgaacctcatcccattcgCCTCAGCCagtccagatccctctgtagggcctcactgcccccaggcagatccacacttccagccaacttggtgtcatccgcaaacttattgagggtgcactcagtgctctcatccaggtcatcaataaagatattgaagaggacaggccccagccccgacccctggggaacaccagTCGTGAcaggtcgccagctggatttagctccattcacttCCACTCTCTGCGTCcagccttccagccagttccttatccagccaagagtgtGCCCATCCAAgccacgggctgccagcttctgcNNNNNNNNNNNNNNNNNNNNNNNNNNNNNNNNNNNNNNNNNNNNNNNNNNNNNNNNNNNNNNNNNNNNNNNNNNNNNNNNNNNNNNNNNNNNNNNNNNNNAGGGCGGACTCTCCCACCAGCACCTACCTGCAGTCGTACCACTTCAAGACGCTGCACTTCCTCCTGACCCAGGCGCTGCAGGCTCTGCGAAAATCCGATCCCAATGAATGTTACAACGTCTACCGCGGTGTTGGGGGCATCCGCTTCACAGCCGaaaaaggcagagctgtgcGCTTCGGCCAGTTCACCTCCACCTCCCTAAACAAGGAGGTTGCAAATCAGTTTGGCCGGGACACCTTCTTTGAGATGAAGACCTGCCATGGTGTCCCCATCAAGCAGCTGTCCTTCTTTGAGTATGAGGATGAAGTCCTCATCCCACCCTTTGAAGTCTTTGAGATCACCAACTTCTCCATTGTCAATGGCAGAAACCAAATCCATCTTAAATCTAAAGAGAAGAAGAGCAACCACAACTGTGAGCTTCTAAAGCGTCTGTGTGGGCAGTGGGGTCAGGGCCACCTGGAGGTGGGGTTGGGGCTCAGCCCTGGGCCGGCTCTGCACTCCCTGGGCTGCTCCAACTGCAGCTGGTGGGGATCCGGGCACAGAGAGGGTGaccccatcccagcagctctgtaAGGGGNNNNNNNNNNNNNNNNNNNNNNNNNNNNNNNNNNNNNNNNNNNNNNNNNNNNNNNNNNNNNNNNNNNNNNNNNNNNNNNNNNNNNNNNNNNNNNNNNNNNNNNNNNNNNNNNNNNNNNNNNNNNNNNNNNNNNNNNNNNNNNNNNNNNNNNNNNNNNNNNNNNNNNNNNNNNNNNNNNNNNNNNNNNNNNNNNNNNNNNNNNNNNNNNNNNNNNNNNNNNNNNNNNNNNNNNNNNNNNNNNNNNNNNNNNNNNNNNNNNNNNNNNNNNNNNNNNNNNNNNNNNNNNNNNNNNNNNNNNNNNNNNNNNNNNNNNNNNNNNNNNNNNNNNNNNNNNNGGGCAGCAGCAGAAACCAAGTGTGGGGGATGGGTAGAGACGTGTGCCCAAGGGCCGGCGGCGTGCAGAACTGTGCTGCTCAGCGCGTGTGTCTGAGCCAGGCTGTGCCTCATGGCCACAGCTTGTgtcctcctcttctttctctcattaaACCTCGAGCATCA is a genomic window of Meleagris gallopavo isolate NT-WF06-2002-E0010 breed Aviagen turkey brand Nicholas breeding stock chromosome 1, Turkey_5.1, whole genome shotgun sequence containing:
- the LOC104909430 gene encoding NAD(P)(+)--arginine ADP-ribosyltransferase 2-like, with protein sequence MELLALCWVLLAGTLLSTSGSSSALREGDLDPITVPMDMAPHSFDDQYEGCGHMMWGELQKVNYTEFTQNYVYANGWRKAAAVWQKSWGHLSHPPQLRREQAIAVLAYTAAGKLYQQLNAATRRGGRSHHTYLQSYHFKTLHFLLTQALQALRKSDPNECYNVYRGVGGIRFTAEKGRAVRFGQFTSTSLNKEVANQFGRDTFFEMKTCHGVPIKQLSFFEYEDEVLIPPFEVFEITNFSIVNGRNQIHLKSKEKKSNHNCELLKRLCGQWGQGHLEVGLGLSPGPALHSLGCSNCSWWGSGHREGDPIPAAL